The following are from one region of the Quercus robur chromosome 1, dhQueRobu3.1, whole genome shotgun sequence genome:
- the LOC126692387 gene encoding F-box protein CPR1-like — protein sequence MSDNINKNLILGSPWEYLPDEIVTDIFLRLPIKSIIICTSVSKTWKSLIQNPTFISNHLHHSYTTTTNNHNLLLISSHNKELYCALHNEDDPYFSKHTRFDCHPALGSSNGLLYLVGTCNGLLCLSNTYDINRFFLLNPSGRKFVELPLPNVTLHNYFEPSLGFGYDSKTNDYKVVRAVSLKLMEDSCVFQNPQPPVVEVYSLSTGQWKMLSAPVCVVLYGNCQKQAFVNGALHWLASRITTTNDGKNKVHFVLVLDLGDEVFHEILLPESLQYDLCTSVSVYGNSIAMFQSDSYDCILNIWVMKEYGVASSWMKVHQNRTLSILRAVGFRRNGEVVLQMFSGGRLVSWNPESQKIKELRIIGFSFTFVGYYVENLVLLDKTANGAVTYRRKSEASVVELMKSTNGVLFWDVSFFRGVRTRELEAMSGFMDTIYGSSVRGFGKDKMCWKPDIDKGFMVKDYYSI from the exons ATGTCAGACAACATCAACAAAAACTTAATACTTGGATCTCCATGGGAATATTTACCTGATGAGATTGTAACCGATATTTTCCTACGTCTACCTATCAAATCCATAATTATCTGTACCTCTGTCTCAAAAACTTGGAAATCCCTAATCCAAAACCCCACTTTTATTTCCAACCATCTCCACCACTCctacaccaccaccaccaacaaccacAACCTCCTCCTCATCAGTTCCCACAATAAGGAACTATATTGCGCATTGCATAACGAAGATGATCCTTATTTCAGTAAACACACTAGATTTGATTGTCATCCTGCCTTGGGTTCCTCTAATGGATTATTATATTTGGTCGGTACTTGTAATGGCCTGCTCTGCCTTTCCAACACTTATGACATTAATAGATTCTTTCTGCTGAATCCTTCTGGTAGAAAGTTCGTGGAACTTCCTTTACCCAATGTCACTTTACACAATTATTTCGAACCGTCTCTTGGGTTTGGATATGATTCCAAAACTAATGATTATAAAGTGGTGAGGGCTGTGAGCTTAAAGTTAATGGAGGATAGTTGTGTCTTTCAAAATCCTCAACCCCCCGTGGTCGAGGTTTACTCGCTCTCCACTGGTCAATGGAAAATGCTTAGTGCTCCTGTATGTGTTGTATTATACGGTAATTGTCAGAAACAAGCATTTGTCAATGGGGCGCTGCATTGGCTTGCTTCAAGGATTACTACCACTAATGATGGAAAAAATAAAGTACATTTTGTTTTGGTGCTTGATTTGGGGGACGAGGTCTTCCATGAAATACTGCTGCCGGAGAGTCTTCAATATGATCTGTGTACGTCTGTTTCTGTATATGGAAATTCCATTGCTATGTTTCAAAGTGATTCTTATGATTGTATTTTGAATATATGGGTGATGAAAGAGTATGGTGTTGCCTCATCATGGATGAAAGTTCATCAAAATCGAACATTATCCATACTAAGGGCAGTAGGTTTTAGGAGGAATGGTGAGGTTGTACTGCAAATGTTTTCTGGAGGAAGGCTTGTCTCGTGGAATCCAGAGAGCCAAAAGATTAAGGAACTTAGGATTATTGGATTTAGTTTTACTTTTGTTGGTTATTATGTTGAGAATCTAGTTTTGCTTGACAAAACCGCCAACGGTGCAGTTACATATAGAAGAAAATCA GAGGCTAGTGTGGTTGAGCTTATGAAGTCCACTAATGGAGTCCTCTTTTGGGATGTAAGTTTCTTTAGGGGTGTGCGTACTCGGGAATTAGAGGCTATGTCAGGTTTCATGGATACCATTTATGGTTCTTCAGTAAGGGGGTTTGGTAAGGATAAGATGTGTTGGAAACCTGATATAGACAAAGGGTTCATGGTTAAGGATTATTATAGTATTTAA